In the genome of Ureibacillus sp. FSL W7-1570, the window ATTTTAGAGACATTATTTGGTAATATGTAATCGGATGGCTTAGGGGAAATTCGAGGTTCCCCTAAGCTGTTTTTATTTTCGCTAAGTTTTGGGTAATGAATATTCGGTTTCTAAAGTGATAGAAGGATCGATAACCGAAAGAAATGCGTTTAATCACCTTGATTTTGTTATTACTCCCCTCTAAAATGCGTTGTTATAACCCGTTCCAGAGTCGCAGAAAATAAAGGACATCGCTCCAGCTGCGGATTTCACTGATTTAAACTCGTCAAAACACAAATGCTTTGGAAGGTAGTGAACATTTGGTTGATAATAGCTATAAAAGCTGTCAATGACTCTACTGACAGTGGCATGAGAAACATGATGTAAACGTCAACCCCAAATGAACAATTTTTGCTCATTTCGGATGAACACTTTTTGCTAAGAAAAAATTGTTTCTTGATGTTTTAATCGGTAACTTTCGTTGTTCATATGAATCACTTCAACTCGATGTAACAGACGGTCAAGTATTGCAGTCATCATCCCTGGATTATCTACGAGTTCTATCCATTGTTCTGGGCTTCGATTGGATGTTAAAATTAACGAACTTCGTTCATATAATTGATGAATAAGCTGGAAGAACAATGTGCCTTCTCGTTGATCCATTGCCATATACATGACATCATCAATTATCACAAGATCTGATGCACGCAGTCTCTTTAACTGTTTATGGCAAACTAAAAATGTAACGTTTGGCAATTAATTTATGCAGGTCCTATAAAACAAAAAACCACTTGCCAACATTCCCCAAATACACTACCCTCCTAGTTGGACAAAACAGTTCAACGGGAGGTATTCAAGGAGATGTTAGCAGTGGCTGAAATTCATTATATCAGATATGAAGCAAACCAAAAAGGATGTTCCTATTCCGATATTGCCAAAAGAATGAATCGTGATCCAAGAACAGTGAAGAAGTATGCGGAAATGGAAGACTTCAATCCCTCAAAAGTTAAACAAACGAGAAAAGCGAAAGTGATGGATCCAGTGAAACCGATATTGGATCAATGGATTAAAGAGGACTTGACAAAGAAGAAAAAATATCGAAGAACTGCGAAACGAATGTATGAAATCTTAAAAGAAGAATATGGATTTACAGGTTCAGATCGTTCTGTTCGGCTCTATGTATCAAAAAGAAAACAAGAACTGCTCGAACAAAGTGAACCAGCTGCGTTACCTTTAGAATCGAAACCTGCAACGGCTCAAGTTGATTTTGGAGAAGCTCCTTTTCTCTATCAGGGGAAATACGTCGATTTTCCTTACCTGGTCGTTTCATTCCCTTACAGTAATGCGGCCTATGTGCAAGTCATGCCAGCTCAAAATCAAGAATGTTTCTTGGAAGGATTAAAACGAATCTTTCACTATATGGGAAGGGTTCCAAGGGTCATTCGTTTTGATAATCTCTCCCCTGCAGTAAAAACGATCTTGCCAAACGGAGAAAGAGAATTGACAGAGACATTTCAACGATTCGTTTTACATTATGGCTTTGAATGCGAGTTCTGCAACCCAGCCAGCGGAAATGAAAAAGGGAATGTCGAATCAAAGGTGAAATATATTCGAAACAATTTCTTTTTACCTGAACAAACAATCTATCAACTAGAAAGTTTTAATGAATCTTTATGGGAGAAATGTGAGAAGGACTGGAATCGTCCGCATTATGAGAAGGAGCGACTCATCGCTGAATTATTTGAAGAAGAACAAGCGTTATTTCTTCAATTACCAGCCAAAGAATTTGAATGTGTCCGATATGAGCAGGTCACGGCTGATAAGTACGGTTTCATCCATTTAGAAAACAATTTATATTCCACGTCTCCCCGTTTTGCCAAACAAAAGGTTTTGGCAAAGATCTCTTATCATGAGATTGCCATTTTAACAGAAGAGCATGAGCTGATTATCAAGCACGAGCGTTTATATGGCACAAAACAAAAATCAATGAAATGGCAACCATATCTTACGTTAATGGCCAAAAGGCCAAATGCATTAAAATATACGGATTTCTATGAAAAGATGCCGGAAGAATGGAAAAATTATTTTTCCAATTGTACCGTTCAAGAAAAGAAGGAAGCATTACAACTACTAGCTGTTTTACTAAAAGAACATGATTTCGAAGTTTCGACACAGGCTTTGAGGATTGCCTCCCAGTATGGTCATCCGAAAGTAGAATCGATTAAACAGGTATTTTATCAATTAATCAATGGAAGAGGTATACGAGAGCCAATTCAACCGAAAAAACACGTTCCAGATATGCCGGAAGCCATCCGAGGAGTAAGGCATTATGACCGCCTATTCGAATCCCAAGGAGATGTGGCATCATGGAACAAATGATTAAGGAATATGCCAAAAGACTAAAATTAAGCTGGATTCCAGCCAATTACCATACCATCCATGCGGAAACAAATGAGGAATTTTTACTGAAGCTGTTTGAACGAGAAGTGCAGCATCGAGATGAGAGAAGGATAAATTTACTACTAAAACAGGCGACATTGCCGAAAATTCCAAATAAACCTTATGATTGGCGGGAGATTCAACTAGCCCCAGGCATCACAAAAGATTATATTTTAGAAGGTGAGTTTACGAAAAATCAGGAAAACCTTATCTTCTATGGCGGAGTGGGAACCGGTAAAACATTCCTTTCCACTCTCATCGCCCTCAATTTGATGAAAAAACAAGGAAAAAGAGTGAAGTTCTATACGGCCGCCTCCATTGTCAATGCTTTATTGGAGGCCAATGAAAAAGGTGACCTTGGTAAATTTCTCAATCAAATCGAAAAGTTGGATCTCTTGATTCTTGATGAATTGGGCTATATTCCATTGCATAAACAGGGGGCAGAGTTATTATTTCAAGTTATTTCCATGTGTTATGAAACCAAAAGCATCATTGTGACAACCAATTTACCGTTTAGCCAATGGAATAATGTCTTTGGCGATCCCATTTTAACAGAGGCCGTCATTGATCGGCTGATTCATCATTCTCATTTAATCATCTTCAATGGTGAAAGTCACCGATACAAAGACTCAATCTCTCAACGTTAACCATGGAATTTGGCAAGTGTATGTATGCATTTTTAATTGCCATTTCATACATTTTCTACTTGCCAAAAACACTTTAACTTAGTTTTTGACTTATTGACATATTCTTCTGTTTTTAATAGCTGAATTAATTCCCCCATGGTCACAAAATACACTTGAAAGCCTTTTTGAATCGCTTCAATTCCAAGGCCAACGGATAATAAAGTTTTTCCCGCTCCAGGTGGTCCAAGTAATATTAAGTTGTATGCTTGTTCTAACCATTGAAATTCACGTAATTGCCTTAATTGCCGCTCTGTAATGGCTGTTTGCTCATCTATATTAAACATACTTAAAGGTTTATAGAACGGGAAACGAGCCCAATTCATTCGTCTTTCAATACTTTTCTCCTCACGTCTTTTTAGTTCATACGTAGTTATCTGTTCTAAGAACTCTAAATATGTCCAAGATGATTGCTCTGCTTTCCGAAGGAGCTCTGGGAGCTCCTCCGCTGTTTCGGATAATCTCAATTGTTTAAAGGCTTGTTGAATTTCTGGAACACTTTTATTCATTTGTTTTTCCTCCCATTCTTTGAATGTATGTATTGAAATCCCTTGTTTCTACAGCTATCGAAGAAACAAGTTTAGTAGAATTGACCTGTATTTCAAGAATGGGATTAGATTCTTGTAGCTTTAAGTAATTTACGACATCTTGAAAAGCATTTGCACTATACAGTTTTTCACGGATACATTTCTCTAACGCCATTGGAATCCAATGAGGATCATTTTCGGCAACCCTTTGTAAAATGAGTAATTGATCACGGCGATAGCGCTTATATCTCTGGCAGATTTCATCAATATATTGTCTCGATGCTTCTCCAGTAGGAAATAAATGAAGCACTCTTTGTTTAAGCATATCAAGCGATTCTGTATGATCTCGTGCATGATTCGTATTTTTAATTAGCTTTCCTTTTTCTAAACTTATCGTGTGCTTGGCAAGTATTTCACCAGTTGTAGGTTCTATGATGATTAATTTTTCATTATTGATTTGCAGATTCACTGTAGGGCATTTCGTATATGTGCCGATAGGTACTGAATAGCGATTCGATTTGTAACGAATCGTGTTGTCCTTATTCACATTCCTTGTTATAATTTCAATAGGGTTGCTTTCTGTTAAAGAAAGCGGTGAGGAGATCTTTCGTAAGTGTTTCTTTTCCAGTTGATACACTTCGTAAGGTCTCTTTTTTATTGTTTGATGCACTTTATAGTTCCCAGTACGTTCTAGCCAATTCCAGGCTTTTTCATTCCAATCTCCGATTGTTGAGAAGATACGATGTGCTGCGAAATTATACTTGATATATTTCACAACGTTCTCAATTTTTCCTTTCGATTGGGGATCTGCTTTTCGACATAGGTAAATCTGAAATTTACGTTCGTTCACATATGCCTGAAATTTCTTTGTTAAGATAAGATCTCCAGCATTTTCGCTTACCGCAATAAGATTGTCTTGATCATAAACAATTTCTTCAGTCATTCCCCCAAAATATCTAAAGGCATTTTCGTGACAACGAATGGTGTCTTTGGTTGTAAAGGGGCGGTCTTGCCATTCCATATACTTTTGTCGAGAGTGAGATAATACAAAGGCAATAAAATAAAGTTTGATGTCCTTATTATCTATTGTTTTCTGAATGGTTTGTCCCCAGTCTACTTGCATTTGTTTTCCTGGTGGTAATTCATCAACAGCTTCATGTTCTCGGGGTTCATCCGTTTTTTCAATTTGATAAATTTCTCTCATCTCTTTGACATACCGACGAACTGTACTTTCTCCAACTTGTAAGTCAGGAAACTTTTCTTGAAGCCAGTCCAAAATTTGTGCTCCACTCATGCTTGGATTTTCTTGTAACCATGTCACAATCCAATCCCGATAGGGATCTAACTTTTTCTTTCGCTCAATCGTGCCAAACTCCTCCACCGCTTCTTCAAATGTCATATTTAAATACTTATAAACTGTATTACGTGAGATTTTCAATTTCCTTGCGATTTGTGAAATTCGCAATCTTTTAGTACGTAATTGATGGATTTCAATATATAACACAAGCTTCTCCTCCACTAGTACAACCTCCAATAAACTTAATAAACTAGTTTATTAGAAGTGTATTTGATAGTGAAAAAGTGTTCAATCCAAATGAGCGGAATCTGTTGATTTTATTTTATCGTTTACACATGATGTTTCATTGCAATATCTTTTTCGGAGATTTGATCTTTGGCGT includes:
- the istA gene encoding IS21 family transposase, translated to MLAVAEIHYIRYEANQKGCSYSDIAKRMNRDPRTVKKYAEMEDFNPSKVKQTRKAKVMDPVKPILDQWIKEDLTKKKKYRRTAKRMYEILKEEYGFTGSDRSVRLYVSKRKQELLEQSEPAALPLESKPATAQVDFGEAPFLYQGKYVDFPYLVVSFPYSNAAYVQVMPAQNQECFLEGLKRIFHYMGRVPRVIRFDNLSPAVKTILPNGERELTETFQRFVLHYGFECEFCNPASGNEKGNVESKVKYIRNNFFLPEQTIYQLESFNESLWEKCEKDWNRPHYEKERLIAELFEEEQALFLQLPAKEFECVRYEQVTADKYGFIHLENNLYSTSPRFAKQKVLAKISYHEIAILTEEHELIIKHERLYGTKQKSMKWQPYLTLMAKRPNALKYTDFYEKMPEEWKNYFSNCTVQEKKEALQLLAVLLKEHDFEVSTQALRIASQYGHPKVESIKQVFYQLINGRGIREPIQPKKHVPDMPEAIRGVRHYDRLFESQGDVASWNK
- the istB gene encoding IS21-like element helper ATPase IstB; protein product: MEQMIKEYAKRLKLSWIPANYHTIHAETNEEFLLKLFEREVQHRDERRINLLLKQATLPKIPNKPYDWREIQLAPGITKDYILEGEFTKNQENLIFYGGVGTGKTFLSTLIALNLMKKQGKRVKFYTAASIVNALLEANEKGDLGKFLNQIEKLDLLILDELGYIPLHKQGAELLFQVISMCYETKSIIVTTNLPFSQWNNVFGDPILTEAVIDRLIHHSHLIIFNGESHRYKDSISQR
- a CDS encoding ATP-binding protein, with the translated sequence MNKSVPEIQQAFKQLRLSETAEELPELLRKAEQSSWTYLEFLEQITTYELKRREEKSIERRMNWARFPFYKPLSMFNIDEQTAITERQLRQLREFQWLEQAYNLILLGPPGAGKTLLSVGLGIEAIQKGFQVYFVTMGELIQLLKTEEYVNKSKTKLKCFWQVENV
- the istA gene encoding IS21 family transposase gives rise to the protein MLYIEIHQLRTKRLRISQIARKLKISRNTVYKYLNMTFEEAVEEFGTIERKKKLDPYRDWIVTWLQENPSMSGAQILDWLQEKFPDLQVGESTVRRYVKEMREIYQIEKTDEPREHEAVDELPPGKQMQVDWGQTIQKTIDNKDIKLYFIAFVLSHSRQKYMEWQDRPFTTKDTIRCHENAFRYFGGMTEEIVYDQDNLIAVSENAGDLILTKKFQAYVNERKFQIYLCRKADPQSKGKIENVVKYIKYNFAAHRIFSTIGDWNEKAWNWLERTGNYKVHQTIKKRPYEVYQLEKKHLRKISSPLSLTESNPIEIITRNVNKDNTIRYKSNRYSVPIGTYTKCPTVNLQINNEKLIIIEPTTGEILAKHTISLEKGKLIKNTNHARDHTESLDMLKQRVLHLFPTGEASRQYIDEICQRYKRYRRDQLLILQRVAENDPHWIPMALEKCIREKLYSANAFQDVVNYLKLQESNPILEIQVNSTKLVSSIAVETRDFNTYIQRMGGKTNE